A single region of the Acanthopagrus latus isolate v.2019 chromosome 11, fAcaLat1.1, whole genome shotgun sequence genome encodes:
- the frem1b gene encoding FRAS1-related extracellular matrix protein 1b isoform X2, which produces MAAIGVLLLLAVASVCRGSLVVVNSGVEVVRGRSAFITETALKISVDPSTDCKVEVVMNEPVTQRVGRLTPQVFDCSFLEDEVKYVHNGSPQLDQDSVMLRVYRFTSSDTLVETVVVPVRVVDSDVPGVVELGSAPLVVPQFYGLSNTIDSSVLNIRTRADLVCTVRLMTTDTSVPALGQLVKEEDVTQRKGRETAPLCPGNKPCLHDTTEVHFLKTGCQDFLSSGLKYQHLSPPSPEIDYIPIRVELREQATRALLEAESVWLPVLIHGAMQNQPPQAAFMASFILEVDQFILTPLTTATLDAKDHETPQERLVFNVTAPPAAGYIAHLDDHTKPITSFTWLDLHEMKVAYQPPNSSQSHRRNYEMEFQAIDGSYMSSPPIMVHISIRTAETNAPRVSWNMGLDLLEGQSRPITWEELQIVDSDNVDAVYLVAVDGPLHGRLSVRGGKAFMFRVRDLREGVVVYHHSDSDTTRDHIVFRISDGRHSIRHKFPINILPKDDSPPFLINNVAVEVQEGGAVRLEEYMLLASDLDSSDDYILYQVVSTPRVGQLVRKSSAHETGAPVDSFLQRDLIQGQIYYQHSGEEQFEDSFDVTLSDSHQPPNLSQTYTVVLHVFPVKDQLPLEVSGSVRSLTVKETEVVYITQAHLHFTDREHPDTDLTYVITTPCFSPLHPGLMDAGRLFYTDTTSAMKKDHMVPVLKSFTQHAVNHMKVAFMPPVEDVGPEPLFVQFVFSVSDQHGGSVSGLLFNITVTPVDDQAPEAFTNLLRVEEGGGAFVTEEHLLVRDRDSRDETLRVEVQRTPGHGRLELQGRTLQQGDGFSLQDLRGLRLRFIHDDSETTEDEVDLRVTDGLNSADVVLLIQVLPMNDEPPQLGGGLRGELSCDEGGRVQVTVDYLSATDRDSDDSRLTYMLARSPGRGELQRAGLSVDKFSQQDLLQGHVYYVHTGGEIGPEPVFDTVTLIISDGEAGGMEHCCHGDAPPPPVPLHGTLPVYDLNITVLPVNNKVPTVILGESMLVVDEGSSACLCRGLLGASDPDSPPDQLTFHLETPPLHGFLENTLPTPGSEKSNAGVRVESFSLVHLTSGYINYVQSESKGVEPTVDQLSISVSDGLHRSAPIPVYIIINPTNDETPSLLFANFTVKEGGMRELTPSVLNGFDLDAPLDVLTFTVVQPPAHGRLINGIYGTEMSRYKEMGADLLQRSLPVTSFTLQELRQGMKIVYMHDDTETLKDAVALRLTDGVHTVEGAAQVTVLPVNDERPRLLKNGGLEVNSGERRVISSVALEAEDLDTPPDQVYYFLNAEPRFGKLQLKTESGWSEVSAGQNFTQDDVEMNRLWYVHTAATSAAGFKGHDSFRFTLSDLDNETPTQSFFISVHTVHKGDLVLLSKAVHLMEGQRVVLNTDILLASDSSGRPEELVYTVSVPPRHGVVHAVQQPGVPLTAFTQLDVAAHRVCYTHDNSHHAESDAFSFVVTNGDSSRSGTLHFTIEHGDRIPPTLHHNTGLRLQDGSTETIGADQLQLTDPDTVTANLSYVITQLPRYGKLLLRGVPLSPPLSFTQTDVDELNLAYQHDPGSPADIDRFYFLPTDGSNRGYLEFGQLREEPAVFNIQVDRVDRTPPSLTTRRSPSSVVDLGGGRFGIFITSKHLQASDPDSPTEELEFSITRAPYFGYLENVLTGAYIRGRFTQRDVDQRAVVFVLPADVDVTADSFQFRLVDPAGNTALPEILELFWSRVELSATCYRTCETAGTLQIQIQRSGKSADPAYVAIQVEEGSARPGRDFTHSTAALIQFDPGVSVKTWNIYLIDDGLEENHETFTVTLKTPKNAVLGQRTSASVEIIDPRGGRCDPDDLRVEEDEKRFPAPPPHPPRLPDPPRPEEEEDPVTDIEAELVWENQPHPPRGDVPNRRPFLDYGDGDPQDQAAHSYSQVHYRQLPGTSTGTSTGTSTGSSTGTSTGSSGISGHRVRHGGLKVRVSGERRAEEKFHSLTPLRLEEVKPGDVGWSRSPHSRLQQEPPVDDPPQMDHPEPRHHPELRQRKTGKSVSSSCADGWTHYRRRCYIVSSSVASWASAERTCSLLFNSSLTSVRSRRDMTWLWKFAGRKPFWIGLSGGPGRWMWADGRSVSFSRLRGAPQGRSDADMGSDCVLVENPRSWISASCSPETQHTFICSSPAHTH; this is translated from the exons atggctgccatcggcgtgttgttgctgctggcgGTGGCGTCCGTCTGCAGAGGGAGTCTGGTTGTGGTGAACTCGGGGGTGGAGGTCGTCAGGGGCAGATCAGCGTTCATCACAGAGACGGCGCTGAAGATCAGCGTGGATCCGAGCACAGACTGtaaggtggaggtggtgatgaACGAACCGGTCACTCAGAGAGTCGGGAGGCTGACTCCACAG gTGTTTGACTGCAGCTTCCTGGAGGACGAAGTGAAGTACGTCCACAACGGCAGCCCTCAGCTGGACCAGGACTCAGTGATGCTGAGAGTCTACAG GTTCACGTCCTCGGACACGCTGGTGGAGACGGTGGTTGTGCCGGTGCGGGTGGTGGACTCGGACGTGCCTGGCGTGGTGGAGCTGGGCAGCGCCCCGCTGGTGGTTCCTCAGTTCTACGGTTTATCCAACACCATCGACAGCTCCGTCCTGAACATCCGGACCAGAGCCGACCTGGTCTGCACCGTCAGACTGATGACCACCGACACCAGCGTCCCCGCTCTGGGTCAGCtagtgaaggaggaggacgtCACGCAGAGGAAGG GCAGAGAGACGGCGCCGCTCTGTCCCGGGAACAAACCGTGTCTTCACGACACCACTGAGGTTCATTTCCTGAAGACCGGCTGCCAGGACTTCCTGAGCTCCGGTCTGAAGTACCAGCACCTCAGCCCTCCATCGCCAGAGATCGACTACATCCCCATCAGGGTGGAGCTGAGGGAGCAGGCCACCAGGGCGCTGCTGGAG GCAGAGTCAGTGTGGTTGCCGGTTCTGATCCACGGTGCGATGCAGAACCAGCCTCCCCAGGCCGCCTTCATGGCCTCCTTCATCCTGGAGGTGGACCAGTTCATCCTCACCCCCCTCACCACCGCAACCCTGGACGCCAAGGACCACGAGACGCCGCAGGAGAGGCTCGTCTTCAACGTGACCGCCCCGCCCGCCGCGGGCTACATCGCCCACCTGGACGACCACACCAAGCCCATCACGTCCTTCACCTGGCTGGACCTCCATGAGATGAAGGTGGCGTACCAGCCACCcaacagcagccaatcacaccgCAGGAACTACGAG ATGGAGTTCCAGGCTATAGACGGTTCTTACATGAGCAGCCCGCCCATCATGGTCCACATCTCCATCAGAACAGCTGAGACAAACGCACCCAGAGTCTCCTGGAACATGG GTTTGGACCTGTTGGAGGGTCAGTCCCGACCAATCACGTGGGAGGAGCTACAGATAGTGGACAGTGACAACGTGGATGCCGTCTACCTGGTGGCGGTGGACGGACCTCTGCATGGACGCCTCAGTGTCAGAG GGGGGAAGGCGTTCATGTTCCGTGTGCGGGACCTGAGGGAGGGCGTGGTCGTCTACCATCACTCCGACAGCGACACCACCCGCGACCACATCGTCTTCCGCATCAGCGACGGCCGCCACAGCATCCGCCACAAGTTCCCCATCAACATCCTGCCGAAGGACGACTCCCCGCCGTTCCTCATCAACAACGTGGCggtggaggtgcaggagggCGGAGCCGTGAGGCTGGAGGAGTACATGCTCCTGGCCTCCGACCTGGACTCCAGCGACGACTACATCCTCTACCAGGTAGTCTCCACCCCCCGTGTGGGGCAGCTGGTCAGGAAGAGCTCCGCCCACGAGACAG GAGCTCCAGTGGACAGTTTCCTGCAGAGAGACCTGATCCAGGGTCAGATCTACTACCAGCACTCAGGAGAGGAGCAGTTTGAAGACTCGTTCGACGTCACGCTGTCCGACAGCCACCAGCCGCCCAACCTCTCCCAGACATAC ACGGTTGTCCTCCATGTTTTCCCGGTGAAGGACCAGCTGCCGCTGGAAGTGTCGGGCAGCGTTCGCTCTCTGACGGTGAAGGAGACGGAGGTGGTTTACATCACCCAGGCTCACCTCCACTTCACTGACAGAGAGCATCCGGACACAGACCTGACCTACGTCATCACAACGCCCTGCTTCAGCCCATTGCATCCTGG gCTGATGGACGCAGGTCGTCTGTTCTACACCGACACCACCAGCGCCATGAAGAAAGACCACATGGTGCCGGTGCTGAAGTCCTTCACACAg CATGCAGTGAACCACATGAAGGTGGCCTTCATGCCTCCTGTGGAGGACGTCGGCCCGGAGCCGCTCTTCGTCCAGTTCGTCTTCTCCGTCAGCGACCAGCACGGAGGCTCCGTCTCCGGCCTCCTCTTCAACATCACCGTCACCCCCGTGGACGATCAGGcgccagag GCGTTCACCAACCTGCtgcgggtggaggagggtggaggggccTTCGTGACGGAGGAGCACCTCCTGGTTCGGGACCGGGACAGTCGGGACGAGACGCTGAGGGTGGAGGTTCAGAGGACACCTGGCCACGGCCGGCTGGAGCTGCAGGGCCGGACTCTGCAGCAGGGAGACGGGTTCAGCCTGCAGGACCTGAGAGGACTCCGGCTCAG GTTCATCCACGACGACTCTGAGACGACCGAGGATGAAGTGGACCTGAGGGTGACGGACGGTCTGAACTCTGCCGACGTCGTGCTGCTGATCCAG GTTCTGCCGATGAACGATGAGCCTCCTCAGCTGGGTGGAGGTCTGCGGGGGGAGCTGAGCTGCGATGAGGGGGGGCGTGTCCAGGTGACGGTGGACTACCTGTCGGCCACAGACCGAGACAGCGACGACTCCAGACTGACTTACATGCTGGCCCGCAGCCCGGGCcgaggggagctgcagagggCCGGACTGAGCGTGGACAAGTTCTCCCAGCAGGACCTGCTGCAGGGACACGTCTACTAcgtccacacag gaggAGAGATCGGACCTGAGCCGGTGTTCGACACCGTCACTCTCATCATCTCTGACGGCGAGGCAGGTGGGATGGAGCACTGTTGTCACGGAGACGCCCCGCCCCCACCCGTGCCTCTGCACggcacacttcctgtttacgACCTGAACATCACTGTTCTTCCTGTCAACAACAAAGTCCCCACCGTCATTCTGG GTGAGTCCATGCTGGTGGTGGACGAGGGCTCCTCAGCCTGTCTGTGTCGGGGGCTCCTGGGGGCCTCGGACCCCGACAGCCCCCCCGACCAGCTGACCTTTCACCTGGAGACTCCTCCTCTGCACGGCTTCCTGGAGAACACGCTGCCGACGCCCGGATCTGAGAAGAGCAACGCTGGAGTCCGAgttg AATCCTTCAGTCTCGTCCACTTGACCTCCGGTTACATCAACTACGTCCAGTCCGAGAGCAAAGGGGTGGAGCCAACAGTCGACCAGCTGTCCATCAGTGTGAGTGACGGGCTGCATCGCTCTGCCCCCATCCCCGTCTACATCATCATTAATCCAACCAATGACGAGACGCCGTCACTTCTGTTCGCTAACTTCACG GTGAAGGAGGGCGGGATGAGGGAGCTGACTCCGTCCGTACTGAACGGCTTCGACCTGGACGCCCCGCTGGACGTCCTGACCTTCACGGTGGTGCAGCCGCCGGCTCACGGGCGCCTCATCAACGGCATCTACGGCACCGAGATGAGCCGCTACAAGGAGATGGGAGCAGACCTCCTGCAGAGGAGCCTCCCCGTCACCTCCTTCACCCTGCAGGAGCTCCGGcaag GGATGAAGATCGTGTACATGCACGATGACACAGAAACCCTGAAGGACGCCGTGGCTCTGCGGCTGACAGATGGCGTCCACACAGTCGAGGGGGCGGCTCAGGTCACCGTGCTGCCGGTCAACGACGAGAGGCCGCGACTGctcaa AAACGGCGGGTTGGAGGTGAACTCCGGTGAGCGCAGGGTGATCTCCAGCGTGGCTCTGGAGGCCGAGGACCTGGACACGCCCCCAGACCAGGTGTACTACTTCCTGAACGCTGAACCTCGCTTCGGCAAACTGCAGCTGAAG ACGGAGTCGGGGTGGTCCGAGGTGTCGGCCGGACAGAACTTCACTCAGGACGATGTGGAGATGAACCGTCTGTGGTACGTGCACACCGCTGCCACCAGCGCTGCCGGGTTCAAAGGTCACGACAGCTTCCGCTTCACCCTCAGCGACCTGGACAACGAGACGCCGACGCAGAGCTTCTTCATCTCGGTCCACACTGTGcacaaag GTGACTTGGTGCTGTTGAGCAAGGCAGTGCATCTGATGGAGGGACAGCGGGTCGTCTTGAACACCGACATCCTGCTGGCGTCAGACTCGTCCGGTCGTCCGGAGGAGCTCGTCTACACCGTGTCGGTCCCGCCTCGGCACGGCGTCGTCCACGCCGTCCAGCAGCCCGGAGTCCCGCTGACCGCCTTCACACAGCTGGACGTCGCCGCACACCGAGTGTGTTACACCCACGACAACAGCCACCACGCAGAGAGCGACGCCTTCag TTTTGTCGTCACAAACGGCGACTCGTCCCGCAGTGGCACCCTCCACTTCACCATCGAGCACGGCGACCGCATCCCGCCCACCCTCCACCACAACACGGGCCTCCGGCTGCAGGACGGCTCCACGGAGACCATCGGCGCCGACCAGCTGCAGCTCACCGACCCCGACACCGTCACCGCCAACCTGAGCTACGTCATCACGCAGCTGCCGCGCTACGGTaaactgctgctgagaggagtCCCGCTGTCCCCGCCGCTCAGCTTCACCCAGACGGACGTGGACGAGCTGAACCTGGCTTACCAACACGACCCGGGCAGCCCGGCAGACATCGACAGGTTCTACTTCCTGCCGACCGACGGGAGCAACAGAGGATACCTGGAGTTTGGACAGCTGAGAGAGGAGCCGGCTGTGTTCAACATCCAG GTGGATCGGGTGGACCGGACTCCTCCCAGTCTGACCACCAGACGGAGTCCCAGCTCCGTGGTGGATCTCGGTGGCGGGCGTTTCGGGATCTTCATCACCTCCAAACACCTGCAGGCCTCCGACCCCGACAGCCCCACAGAGGAGCTGGAGTTCTCCATCACCAGAGCGCCGTACTTCGGCTACCTGGAGAACGTTctgacag GAGCCTACATCAGAGGGCGTTTCACTCAGCGGGACGTGGACCAGCGAGCCGTGGTGTTCGTCCTCCCTGCAGACGTGGACGTGACGGCCGACAGCTTCCAGTTCCGCCTCGTCGACCCGGCAGGAAACACGGCGCTGCCTGAGAT ACTGGAGCTGTTCTGGTCTCGGGTGGAGCTGTCGGCCACCTGCTACAGAACCTGTGAGACGGCGGGGACGCTTCAGATCCAGATCCAACGCAGCGGCAAGAGCGCCGACCCGGCGTACGTGGCTATCCAG gtggaggaaggaTCAGCCAGGCCCGGCAGAGATTTCACTCACAGCACAGCCGCTCTGATCCAGTTTGATCCAG GAGTCAGTGTGAAGACCTGGAACATTTACCTGATAGACGACGGTCTGGAGGAAAACCACGAGACCTTCACTGTCACCCTGAAAACCCCCAAAAACGCAGTGCTGGGACAGAGAACGTCCGCGAGCGTCGAGATCATCGACCCCAGAGGAG GAAGGTGTGATCCAGACGAcctgagggtggaggaggacgagaagCGAttcccagctcctcctcctcatcctcctcggCTCCCCGACCCTCCcagaccagaggaggaggaggacccaGTCACCGACATCGAGGCGGAGCTGGTGTGGGAGAACCAGCCTCACCCTCCCAGAGGAGACGTCCCAAACCGACGACCCTTCCTGGACTACGGAGACGGGGACCCACAGGACCAGGCGGCCCACAGCTACAGCCAAGTCCACTACAGGCAGCTGCCTGGGACCAGCACTGGGACCAGCACCGGGACCAGCACCGGGTCCAGCACCGGGACCAGCACCGGGAGCTCTGGGATCTCTGGACACCGGGTCAGACATGGAGGACTAAAG GTGCGTGtgtcaggagagaggagggctgAGGAGAAG ttCCACAGTCTGACTCCTCTCCggctggaggaggtgaagccAGGGGACGTCGGGTGGAGTCGCTCACCTCACAGTCGCCTCCAGCAGGAGCCCCCCGTCGACGATCCTCCTCAGATGGATCATCCAGAACCCCGACACCACCCGGAGCTACGCCAGCGcaag ACGGGGAAGTCGGTGAGCAGCTCGTGTGCTGACGGATGGACTCACTACAGGAGACGCTGTTACATCGTCAGCTCATCTGTGGCGAGCTGGGCCAGTGCCGAGAGGACCTGCTCGCTGCT gtttaACAGCAGTCTGACGAGTGTGCGGTCCAGACGAGACATGACCTGGCTGTGGAAGTTTGCAGGGAGGAAGCCATTTTGGATCG